In one Mucilaginibacter ginsenosidivorax genomic region, the following are encoded:
- a CDS encoding ABC transporter permease, which produces MIRNYLKTAFRSLLKNKGFTFINIIGLALGLATCLLIVLYVVDELSYDRYNTKYERIYRVNTDLKYGGVVTSFAIAAPPVGDALKNNFPEIENAVRISPALNIRFKKGSQDIAEDKVIYCDPSLFSIFTLPMINGDPKTALNDPNAIVLTESSAIKYFNKTDVVGQTLTINNDSIPHKITGVVKDVPVQSHFTAGFFLSILSQESSRDKTFNHFSFGTYILLKPGASSSHLEAKLPAMMRQWLNGSMNMDKFEKGGNYIRLNLTPLKDIHLQSNRQRELGPNGNIQYVYIFSAIALFILVLACINFMNLSTARAANRAREVGVRKVLGSSRWSLMVQFLSESFMVTLAATIIAVLVSWTLLPAFNQLAGKQITISTQLVNWLLPALAAIIIIVGIVSGSYPAFFLSAFHPAHVLKGKISTGFKGGMLRSFLVVFQFSISIFLIIGTMVVYNQLRYIQNKDLGFNRDQLLLIKNVNALNNPQLLKQQVKQLPGVVNATLSAYYPTNTTHFPNSISSEHKSGLMAEYWSVDEDYLHTMGMHLLTGRGFSSQFRSDSLGMVINQTAANMLGFNNNALNKTLTTGQGPNARTYHVIGVVKDFNFSSLRDNISPLVMVMDQDWRQLLCVKVNTKNLPLFLNQAAHEWKKLAPNQQFEYSFMDADFDALYHTEQRMGSLFVVFTALAIMIACLGLFGLAAYAASQRNREIGIRKILGAGVFGLVTMLSKDFIKLVLIAIAIATPLAWLVMQKWLQGYAYRQNIQWWVFVLTALAAIVIAMITVSFQSVKTVMANPVDSLKEEG; this is translated from the coding sequence ATGATCAGGAATTACCTCAAAACCGCGTTCCGTTCCCTTTTAAAAAATAAAGGGTTTACTTTTATCAATATTATAGGGCTGGCGCTGGGCCTGGCAACCTGCCTGCTCATTGTGTTGTACGTGGTTGATGAGTTAAGCTACGATAGGTACAATACAAAATATGAGCGGATTTACCGGGTAAATACCGATTTAAAATATGGCGGCGTTGTAACCTCGTTTGCAATTGCCGCGCCACCTGTGGGCGATGCTTTAAAAAACAATTTCCCCGAGATAGAAAACGCGGTAAGGATTTCGCCGGCATTAAACATCCGCTTTAAAAAAGGCAGCCAGGATATCGCAGAAGATAAAGTGATCTATTGCGACCCATCCCTGTTTTCGATATTTACCTTACCCATGATTAATGGCGACCCGAAAACCGCGCTGAACGACCCTAACGCCATTGTACTTACCGAATCGTCGGCCATCAAATACTTTAACAAAACAGATGTGGTAGGCCAAACACTTACCATTAACAATGATAGCATCCCGCATAAAATAACCGGGGTTGTTAAAGATGTACCCGTACAATCGCATTTTACGGCCGGCTTCTTCCTGTCCATTTTGTCGCAGGAATCATCGCGCGACAAAACGTTTAATCATTTTAGTTTCGGCACCTACATTTTATTGAAGCCAGGTGCAAGCTCTTCACATCTGGAAGCAAAGCTACCTGCCATGATGCGCCAATGGCTTAACGGCAGTATGAATATGGATAAATTTGAAAAAGGCGGTAATTATATCCGCCTGAATTTAACCCCGCTAAAAGACATCCACCTGCAATCAAACCGCCAGCGCGAACTGGGGCCAAACGGTAATATCCAGTATGTATATATATTCTCGGCCATAGCTTTATTTATATTGGTGCTGGCCTGTATCAACTTCATGAACCTTTCAACCGCCCGTGCTGCCAACCGCGCCCGCGAAGTTGGGGTGCGTAAAGTACTGGGCTCCTCGCGCTGGTCGCTCATGGTTCAGTTCCTGTCCGAATCATTTATGGTTACCCTGGCTGCCACTATTATAGCGGTTTTAGTGTCATGGACGTTGTTACCTGCATTTAACCAGTTGGCCGGGAAACAGATAACGATAAGCACGCAACTGGTTAACTGGCTGTTACCTGCTTTGGCGGCTATCATTATTATTGTTGGCATTGTTTCCGGCTCGTACCCTGCATTTTTCCTGTCGGCCTTTCATCCTGCCCATGTTTTAAAGGGGAAAATATCAACCGGGTTTAAAGGAGGTATGCTGCGCAGCTTTTTGGTGGTATTCCAGTTTTCGATTTCCATTTTCCTGATCATTGGCACCATGGTAGTTTACAACCAACTCCGGTATATCCAAAATAAAGACCTTGGCTTTAACCGCGACCAGTTACTACTTATAAAAAATGTAAACGCCTTAAACAATCCGCAGTTGCTAAAACAGCAGGTAAAGCAATTGCCGGGCGTGGTTAACGCCACACTTAGCGCCTACTACCCTACCAACACAACCCATTTCCCAAACAGCATCAGCAGTGAGCATAAAAGTGGTTTGATGGCCGAGTACTGGTCGGTTGATGAAGATTACCTGCATACAATGGGCATGCACCTATTAACAGGCCGCGGATTTTCCAGCCAGTTCCGTTCCGACTCATTGGGTATGGTCATTAACCAAACAGCGGCCAATATGCTGGGCTTTAATAACAACGCCTTAAACAAAACGCTCACTACCGGGCAGGGGCCAAATGCCAGAACATATCATGTTATTGGTGTGGTAAAAGATTTTAACTTCAGTTCGTTAAGGGATAACATCAGTCCGCTGGTTATGGTGATGGACCAGGATTGGCGGCAGTTGCTTTGCGTTAAAGTGAATACCAAAAACCTGCCGCTTTTTTTAAACCAGGCAGCGCATGAGTGGAAAAAGCTTGCCCCAAACCAGCAATTTGAATACTCATTTATGGATGCCGATTTTGACGCCCTTTACCACACCGAGCAGCGCATGGGGAGCCTATTTGTAGTATTTACCGCCCTTGCCATTATGATAGCCTGCCTGGGCTTATTTGGCCTTGCAGCCTATGCCGCCAGCCAGCGTAACCGCGAAATAGGCATCCGCAAAATATTAGGTGCCGGGGTGTTCGGTTTGGTAACCATGCTATCAAAAGATTTCATCAAACTGGTACTCATAGCCATTGCTATTGCCACACCGTTAGCCTGGCTGGTCATGCAAAAATGGCTGCAGGGATATGCTTACCGCCAAAACATTCAATGGTGGGTATTTGTGCTGACCGCACTGGCGGCCATTGTAATTGCCATGATAACCGTCAGCTTTCAATCTGTTAAAACGGTGATGGCCAATCCGGTGGATAGTTTAAAAGAGGAGGGTTAG
- a CDS encoding ABC transporter permease, whose protein sequence is MLKNFIKTAFRSLLKNKGFTTINILGLALGLATCLLIVFYVVDELSYDRFNSKANRIYRVNMDLKYGGNVASFAITPPPLAATLAGNFPEVEKCTRLIHDQGIRVKKGNEFIQEEKVVYAEPDLFNVFTLPLVAGDAKTALTAPNTAVITESTAKRYFNSTDAVGKTLTLSNNTNYKITGVMRDIPNQSHFKFDFFLSIAGRADATSNDWNNFSYTTYILFKPGADPKKLEAKLPALMKKQLGANYQQLEKSGGYFKLNIMPLTDIHLKSNRQYELGANSSITYVYIFSAIALFVLLIACINFMNMSTARSANRAREVGVRKVLGSSRAYLIAQFLSESLLVTIGAAIIAVLAAWALLPLFNQVAGKQLMITGQTFAWLLPSLLAIVVVVGVLAGSYPAFYLSAFQPISVLKGKVSSGFKGGMFRNILVVFQFAISIFLIIGTLVIYNQLTYIQHKDLGFDRTQVLVVKNVDVLQSAQIFKQEVAQIPGVKSASLSGFLPTGVARQPDAVFRNKIADPKNALFTEVWPIDEDYLTTMGMGMSKGRGFSRQFATDSAAIVINETAARMLGYGNNALDKKLYRPSGMPNQPLKEFHVIGVVKDFNFSSLRDNITPVVMLLSEDKGALSIKTNNKNMTAFVAQVQSKWNTISPNQHFEYSFMDQDFNATYRTEQRTGALFLSFTTLAVIIACLGLFSLAAYAAEQRNKEIGIRKVLGASASAIVTMLSKDFIKLVLISFAIAAPLAWLGMRQWLQGFAYRQNIQWWVIVLSGLGAIVIAFVTISAQSFKAAMSNPVDSLKDE, encoded by the coding sequence ATGCTTAAAAACTTTATCAAAACCGCTTTCCGCAGCCTTTTAAAAAACAAAGGGTTTACCACCATTAACATTTTAGGCCTGGCCCTGGGGCTGGCAACTTGCCTGCTTATTGTGTTTTACGTGGTTGATGAATTAAGCTACGACAGGTTTAATAGCAAGGCCAACCGCATTTACCGGGTAAATATGGATTTAAAATACGGCGGCAACGTGGCTTCATTTGCCATTACTCCTCCGCCATTGGCAGCAACTTTGGCTGGCAATTTCCCGGAAGTTGAAAAATGCACCCGCCTGATTCATGACCAGGGCATAAGGGTAAAAAAAGGCAATGAATTTATACAGGAAGAAAAAGTAGTTTATGCCGAACCCGATCTGTTTAACGTGTTTACCCTGCCATTGGTAGCAGGCGACGCCAAAACAGCCTTAACAGCACCCAACACCGCAGTGATTACCGAAAGTACAGCTAAAAGGTATTTTAACAGTACCGATGCTGTGGGCAAAACCCTTACCTTAAGCAACAACACGAATTATAAAATTACTGGTGTGATGCGCGATATACCCAATCAATCGCACTTTAAATTCGATTTTTTCCTGTCGATAGCCGGGCGTGCCGATGCAACAAGCAACGACTGGAACAACTTTAGCTACACCACCTACATATTATTTAAACCCGGTGCCGACCCTAAAAAACTGGAAGCCAAACTCCCTGCCCTGATGAAAAAGCAATTGGGTGCCAATTACCAGCAACTGGAAAAAAGTGGCGGTTACTTTAAGCTGAATATAATGCCGCTTACAGATATCCACCTTAAATCAAACCGCCAGTACGAGCTTGGGGCAAACAGCAGTATTACCTACGTTTATATATTTTCGGCCATAGCGCTTTTTGTGTTGCTGATAGCCTGTATCAATTTCATGAACATGTCTACCGCCCGATCGGCCAATCGGGCAAGGGAAGTTGGTGTGCGCAAGGTACTGGGTTCGTCGCGCGCATATTTAATAGCGCAGTTCCTGTCCGAGTCGTTGCTGGTTACTATCGGCGCTGCCATTATCGCGGTTTTGGCTGCCTGGGCTTTACTCCCATTGTTTAACCAGGTGGCGGGCAAGCAACTGATGATAACCGGGCAAACTTTTGCCTGGCTGCTGCCATCCTTACTGGCAATAGTTGTGGTGGTAGGTGTACTCGCAGGCTCCTACCCTGCTTTTTACCTGTCGGCCTTTCAACCTATCAGCGTATTAAAGGGCAAAGTTTCCTCGGGTTTTAAAGGGGGTATGTTCCGTAATATCCTGGTAGTTTTCCAGTTTGCCATATCTATCTTCCTTATCATCGGCACACTGGTAATTTACAACCAGCTCACTTACATTCAGCATAAAGATCTTGGGTTTGATCGTACCCAGGTATTAGTTGTTAAAAATGTGGATGTACTACAAAGTGCGCAAATTTTTAAACAGGAAGTTGCTCAGATACCCGGTGTTAAAAGCGCATCGTTAAGCGGCTTTTTACCTACCGGTGTGGCCCGGCAGCCCGATGCCGTTTTCCGCAATAAAATTGCCGATCCTAAAAACGCGCTGTTTACGGAGGTTTGGCCTATTGATGAAGATTACCTGACCACCATGGGTATGGGCATGTCAAAAGGCAGGGGCTTTTCGCGACAGTTTGCAACCGATTCGGCAGCTATCGTTATCAATGAAACTGCGGCCCGAATGCTGGGTTATGGCAATAACGCGCTGGATAAAAAACTGTACCGCCCAAGCGGTATGCCCAACCAGCCATTAAAGGAATTTCATGTTATTGGCGTGGTAAAAGATTTTAATTTCAGTTCGCTGCGCGATAACATAACACCGGTGGTTATGCTATTAAGCGAAGACAAAGGTGCCCTAAGCATTAAAACAAACAATAAAAACATGACGGCCTTTGTGGCACAGGTGCAAAGTAAGTGGAACACCATATCGCCAAACCAGCATTTTGAATACTCGTTTATGGACCAGGATTTTAATGCCACCTACCGCACCGAACAACGCACCGGCGCACTATTTTTATCATTTACCACACTGGCAGTTATCATTGCCTGCTTAGGGTTATTCAGCCTGGCAGCCTATGCCGCCGAGCAGCGCAATAAAGAGATAGGAATCCGCAAGGTATTAGGTGCAAGTGCATCGGCCATTGTAACCATGCTGTCTAAGGATTTTATTAAACTGGTACTCATTTCCTTTGCCATTGCCGCTCCGCTGGCCTGGCTCGGCATGCGCCAATGGCTGCAGGGCTTTGCCTACCGGCAAAATATCCAGTGGTGGGTTATTGTTCTATCGGGTTTGGGTGCTATTGTTATCGCCTTTGTCACTATCAGCGCGCAATCATTTAAAGCAGCTATGAGTAACCCGGTGGATAGTTTGAAGGATGAGTAA
- the obgE gene encoding GTPase ObgE translates to MSQGSNFVDYVKICCRSGHGGAGSAHLHRDILTSKGGPDGGDGGRGGHVIVKGNAQLWTMLHLKYRKHVIAGDGDSGGSSLRSGKTGRDEILEVPLGTTVKNAETGEVIFEITQDGETRILTPGGRGGLGNWHFKTPTQQTPRFAQPGEDGREDWNILELKILADVGLVGFPNAGKSTLLSVVSAAKPEIADYAFTTLVPNLGIVSYRDNRSFVMADIPGIIEGASQGKGLGFRFLRHIERNSVLLFMVPADTPRTIKEEYEILLNELQEYNAELMHKPRVLAVTKMDLLDEELQAEMKKELPEGVPSIFISSVAQKNLAGLKDLLWAEINKASV, encoded by the coding sequence ATGTCGCAAGGTTCCAATTTTGTTGATTATGTGAAAATCTGTTGCCGCAGTGGCCATGGAGGGGCGGGCTCTGCGCATTTACACCGTGATATATTAACCTCCAAAGGAGGCCCCGATGGTGGCGACGGCGGCCGTGGCGGTCATGTTATAGTTAAAGGCAATGCCCAGTTATGGACCATGCTGCACCTTAAATACCGCAAGCATGTTATTGCCGGCGATGGCGATTCGGGCGGCAGTTCGTTACGTAGCGGTAAAACCGGAAGAGATGAGATTTTAGAGGTTCCCCTGGGCACAACCGTTAAAAATGCCGAAACCGGCGAAGTGATTTTCGAGATAACCCAGGACGGCGAAACCCGGATTTTGACCCCCGGCGGCCGTGGCGGCCTGGGCAACTGGCACTTTAAAACTCCAACCCAGCAAACCCCCCGCTTTGCCCAGCCCGGTGAAGATGGCAGGGAAGACTGGAATATACTGGAGCTAAAGATTCTGGCCGATGTTGGTTTGGTAGGTTTCCCTAATGCGGGTAAATCAACCCTGCTTTCGGTAGTATCTGCCGCTAAGCCCGAAATTGCCGATTATGCTTTTACTACCCTGGTACCCAACCTGGGTATCGTATCGTACCGTGATAACCGCTCATTTGTAATGGCCGATATCCCCGGAATCATTGAGGGTGCATCGCAGGGCAAGGGGTTAGGTTTTAGGTTCCTGAGGCATATCGAGCGTAACTCAGTACTGCTGTTTATGGTACCCGCTGATACGCCACGCACCATCAAAGAAGAATATGAAATATTGCTGAATGAGTTGCAGGAATACAACGCCGAACTGATGCACAAACCACGCGTGCTGGCAGTAACTAAAATGGATTTATTGGATGAGGAACTTCAGGCCGAAATGAAGAAGGAACTGCCGGAGGGTGTGCCATCCATTTTTATATCATCGGTAGCCCAAAAAAACCTGGCCGGTTTGAAGGATTTACTTTGGGCCGAGATCAATAAAGCAAGTGTTTAA
- a CDS encoding adenylate kinase — MLNLVLFGPPGAGKGTQSQKLIEQYGLIHLSTGDLLRGEIAQGTELGLEAKKLMDDGKLVPDAVVIGMISNKLDSNKDGKGFIFDGFPRTVAQAEALDSLLESKASAISGMIALEVDDDELLRRLLLRGKDSGRPDDANPEVISKRIHEYNDKTAPVAGFYKNQGKFKSINGIGSVNEIFAQIHAIIEAWLKD; from the coding sequence ATGCTAAACCTGGTATTGTTTGGTCCTCCCGGAGCCGGGAAAGGGACTCAGTCACAAAAGCTTATTGAACAATATGGATTAATCCATTTATCAACCGGCGATCTTTTACGTGGCGAAATTGCACAAGGAACAGAACTTGGGTTAGAGGCAAAGAAGTTGATGGATGATGGCAAGTTGGTTCCGGATGCGGTTGTAATTGGTATGATCAGCAATAAGCTGGATAGCAATAAAGACGGTAAGGGTTTCATTTTTGATGGTTTCCCCCGCACAGTTGCACAGGCCGAAGCTTTGGATAGCTTGCTTGAAAGCAAAGCATCTGCTATATCTGGCATGATAGCGCTTGAGGTTGATGATGATGAATTATTGCGCCGCTTATTGCTACGTGGCAAAGATTCGGGCAGACCTGATGATGCGAACCCGGAAGTGATTAGCAAACGCATTCACGAATACAATGATAAAACGGCGCCAGTGGCCGGTTTTTATAAAAACCAGGGTAAATTTAAAAGCATTAATGGCATAGGCTCGGTAAATGAGATTTTTGCCCAGATACATGCCATAATCGAAGCCTGGTTAAAAGATTAA
- a CDS encoding redoxin domain-containing protein: MSLQPGQAAPQFTLVSSALKTVSLADFKGRKVVLHFFPLAFTGVCTTQLCTMRDSFGYYDGLNATILGISVDSPFSLAKFKEENGYQFDLLSDFNKEVSTAYEAIYADFVMGLKGVSKRAAFVIDEEQNIIYAEVLEVATDLPNFEAIAEVVK; this comes from the coding sequence ATGTCATTACAACCAGGCCAGGCGGCACCACAATTTACATTAGTATCATCAGCATTAAAAACCGTATCACTGGCCGATTTTAAGGGCCGTAAAGTGGTATTACATTTTTTTCCTTTGGCATTCACCGGCGTTTGCACCACGCAATTGTGCACCATGCGCGATAGCTTTGGCTACTACGATGGTTTAAATGCTACCATCCTGGGCATCTCTGTTGATTCGCCTTTTTCGCTGGCTAAGTTTAAAGAAGAAAATGGTTACCAGTTTGATTTGTTATCGGACTTTAACAAGGAAGTATCAACTGCTTATGAAGCCATTTATGCCGATTTTGTAATGGGCTTAAAAGGAGTTTCAAAACGTGCAGCCTTTGTTATCGACGAAGAGCAAAATATCATTTACGCCGAAGTACTGGAAGTTGCTACCGACCTGCCAAACTTTGAGGCCATTGCCGAAGTTGTAAAATAA
- a CDS encoding acyltransferase family protein, which yields MKFNNSANLFSEIKTVPAILDQKKYPSLNGLRAISIIMVLIHHFILNYNPYFQSLVFIGPLGVDVFFVISGFLITTLCIKEKITTGDLSLKNFYIRRALRILPVAYLYIVVIAILNYFFKMQVGALSFISSALFIANLSYFRRLQFDWSLAHYWSLSVEEQFYLLFPVFIKKKFQLYVAILLTIIILTPLLVYLQTLVGFLNNGVLSAALRYLVKFQGIAVGCMFSVLLFKGYLNFGRFGLAATLVSVFMIFYLKFDAFFTLQSCFINLFISIFIGIIIVNNIGPKTNLVYKFLNLKALSFIGVLSYSIYIWQQLFLSNDTRFPLTKYPINLLFLALVPVLSYIYYETFFLNLKKRFAKNKKA from the coding sequence GTGAAGTTTAACAATAGCGCCAACCTTTTCTCCGAAATAAAAACAGTACCTGCTATTTTAGATCAAAAAAAATATCCCTCGCTGAATGGGTTAAGGGCCATTTCTATCATCATGGTGCTTATTCATCATTTCATCCTCAACTATAACCCTTATTTTCAAAGCCTTGTATTTATTGGTCCTTTGGGTGTTGATGTATTTTTTGTAATAAGCGGTTTTTTGATTACCACCTTATGCATTAAGGAAAAAATAACAACCGGCGATTTATCGCTTAAAAACTTTTACATCCGCCGTGCATTAAGAATCCTTCCGGTAGCTTACCTGTATATCGTGGTAATTGCTATACTTAATTATTTTTTCAAAATGCAGGTTGGTGCCCTCAGTTTTATATCGTCAGCATTATTCATCGCCAACCTTTCCTATTTCAGGAGGCTACAGTTTGACTGGAGCCTGGCCCATTACTGGTCACTATCCGTCGAAGAGCAATTTTACCTGCTGTTCCCGGTTTTCATCAAAAAGAAATTCCAGCTATATGTGGCAATATTACTGACAATCATCATACTGACACCCTTACTGGTTTACCTGCAAACCTTAGTTGGCTTTTTAAACAACGGGGTACTATCAGCTGCCTTACGCTACCTGGTTAAATTCCAGGGTATAGCTGTGGGTTGCATGTTTTCGGTTTTGTTATTTAAAGGGTATTTAAACTTTGGCAGGTTCGGGCTGGCGGCTACACTGGTATCCGTTTTTATGATCTTTTACCTAAAGTTTGATGCTTTTTTTACGCTGCAATCCTGCTTTATCAACTTGTTCATTTCAATTTTTATCGGCATTATCATTGTCAATAACATCGGCCCTAAAACTAATTTGGTATATAAATTTCTGAACTTAAAGGCATTGAGTTTTATCGGTGTACTATCGTACAGTATTTACATCTGGCAGCAACTATTCCTGTCTAATGATACCCGGTTCCCGCTTACCAAATATCCCATTAACCTGCTGTTCCTGGCATTGGTACCCGTATTATCGTACATTTATTACGAAACGTTTTTTTTGAACTTAAAGAAACGTTTCGCCAAAAATAAAAAGGCATAA